One window of Streptomyces sp. FIT100 genomic DNA carries:
- a CDS encoding TatD family hydrolase yields MRIFDPHIHMTSRTTDDYQAMHAAGVRAVVEPSFWLGQPRTSPASFFDYFDALLGWEPFRAAQYGIAHHCTVALNPKEANDPRCTPVLDALPRYLVKDNVVAVGEIGYDSMTRAEDTALAAQLQLAADHQLPALVHTPHRDKLAGLRRTIDVVRESALAPEDVLLDHLNETTVKEAKDAGCWLGFSIYPDTKMDEDRMVAILRTHGTEKVLVNSAADWGKSDPLKTRRTADAMLAAGFTADDVDQVLWRNPVAFYGRSGRLQLDVPAPEALHEGNSILRGGE; encoded by the coding sequence ATGCGCATCTTCGACCCCCACATCCACATGACCTCCCGCACCACGGACGACTACCAGGCGATGCACGCCGCCGGCGTCCGCGCCGTCGTCGAACCCTCCTTCTGGCTCGGCCAGCCCCGTACCTCACCCGCCTCCTTCTTCGACTACTTCGACGCCCTCCTCGGCTGGGAACCCTTCCGCGCCGCCCAGTACGGCATCGCCCACCACTGCACCGTCGCCCTCAACCCCAAAGAGGCCAACGACCCCCGCTGCACCCCCGTCCTCGACGCACTGCCCCGCTATCTCGTCAAGGACAACGTCGTCGCCGTGGGCGAGATCGGCTACGACTCCATGACCCGCGCCGAGGACACCGCCCTCGCCGCCCAGCTCCAGCTCGCCGCCGACCACCAGCTGCCCGCCCTCGTGCACACCCCCCACCGTGACAAACTCGCCGGCCTGCGCCGCACCATCGACGTCGTCCGCGAATCGGCGCTCGCCCCCGAGGACGTCCTCCTCGACCACCTCAACGAGACGACCGTCAAGGAGGCCAAGGACGCCGGCTGCTGGCTCGGCTTCTCCATCTATCCCGACACCAAGATGGACGAGGACCGCATGGTCGCCATCCTCAGGACCCACGGCACCGAGAAGGTCCTCGTCAACTCGGCCGCCGACTGGGGCAAGAGCGACCCCCTCAAGACCCGCAGGACCGCCGACGCCATGCTCGCCGCCGGATTCACCGCCGACGACGTCGACCAGGTCCTGTGGCGCAACCCCGTCGCCTTCTACGGCCGAAGCGGCCGCCTCCAGCTCGACGTCCCCGCACCCGAGGCCCTGCACGAGGGCAACTCGATCCTCCGCGGCGGGGAATGA
- a CDS encoding ThuA domain-containing protein, with product MHRKRPGAQRARIRKGLALLTGSLLAATSLAISAPGAAAHPDHPAPAPAAEEFQQVTLAKGEPETGEPMSLAVLPDRSVLHTSRDGELRSTDAAGNTKVIGTIPVYSHDEEGLQGVGIDPAFAENRAIYLYYAPPLDTPAGDAPNDGTAADFAKYDGVNRLSRFVLKADGTLDNASEKKVIDIPATRGICCHVGGDIDFDAQGNLYLSTGDDSNPFASDGYTPIDERTGRNPAYDARRTSGNTNDLRGKVLRIKVADDGSYTVPDGNLFAPGTDKTRPEIYAMGFRNPFRFSVDKKTGILYVGDYGPDAGAADPKRGPAGQVEFARITKPGNFGWPFCTGDNDPYVDYDFATKVSGATFDCAAPKNDSPYNTGLVDLPPAEPAWLPYDGGSVPEFGTGSESPMGGPVYRYDPDLDSPVKFPEAYDGDFFAGEFGRRWIKRIEHGDDGTVQSINPVPWTGTQIMDMAFGPDGALYVLDYGTAWFGGDEHSAIYRIENATGGRSPVAEAGASKTSGTAPLRVALSSAGTTDADGDALTYSWDFGDGGTSTAANPTHTYRKNGTYTATVTAKDPTGRTGSASVQVVVGNTAPKVTLELPTEGALFSFGDEVPFKVTVTDPEDGTVDCAKVKVTYVLGHDSHGHPVTSANGCTGTIKTSADGGHDPNANIFGVFDAEYTDGGGGGQAPLTTHDQAQLQPRHRQAEHFSAQSGITVYDKAPANGGRTVGDIDDGDWISFKPYNLSGSTKLTARISSGGAGGFLEVRTGSATGTLLGSAPVPVTGGWETFQDIDVPLRAVPKKTTELFLVFKGGAGALYDVDDFELSSTPVDRTAKRVLVFSKTAGFRHDSIPTGVAALKELGAGSNITVDATEEAAQFTTSNLARYDAVVFLSTTGDVLNADQQKAFENYVATGGGYMGVHAAADTEYDWGFYGGLVGAYFHSHPQIQKATVRVEDHDHPATSHLEAAWERTDEWYNYRTNPRGQARILATLDETTYQGGNMKGDHPIAWCQTYQGGRAFYTGGGHTKESYAEPAFRRHLLGGLRYASGQVNADCKPATGYRDLFNGQTLEGWKQAGPGKFNVVGGELQTEGGMGMLWYQAKQFASYSLKLDWKMAGDDNSGIFVGFPASDDPWSAVNNGYEIQIDASDAPDRTTGAIYSFKSADLKARDRVLRPPGQWNSYEVKVQGERLQVFLNGVKINDYTNTDPVRSLKDGYIGLQNHGADDQVSFRNIQIKELPSAS from the coding sequence GTGCACAGAAAACGGCCCGGAGCACAACGAGCCCGCATCAGAAAGGGACTCGCGCTCCTCACCGGCAGCCTTCTCGCCGCGACGTCACTGGCCATCTCCGCCCCCGGCGCCGCGGCCCACCCGGACCACCCGGCCCCCGCCCCGGCGGCCGAGGAGTTCCAGCAGGTCACCCTCGCCAAGGGCGAGCCCGAGACCGGCGAGCCCATGTCCCTCGCCGTCCTGCCCGACCGCAGCGTCCTGCACACCTCGCGCGACGGCGAGCTGCGCAGCACCGACGCCGCCGGCAACACCAAGGTGATCGGCACCATCCCCGTCTACTCGCACGACGAGGAAGGTCTCCAGGGCGTCGGCATCGACCCCGCCTTCGCCGAGAACCGGGCGATCTACCTCTACTACGCGCCCCCGCTGGACACCCCCGCAGGCGACGCGCCCAACGACGGCACGGCCGCCGACTTCGCCAAGTACGACGGAGTCAACCGGCTCTCCCGCTTCGTCCTCAAGGCCGACGGAACCCTCGACAACGCCAGCGAGAAGAAGGTCATCGACATCCCCGCCACCCGCGGCATCTGCTGCCACGTCGGAGGGGACATCGACTTCGACGCGCAGGGCAACCTGTACCTGTCCACCGGCGACGACTCCAACCCGTTCGCCTCCGACGGCTACACGCCCATCGACGAGCGCACCGGCCGCAACCCCGCCTACGACGCCCGCCGCACCTCCGGCAACACCAACGACCTGCGCGGCAAGGTCCTGCGCATCAAGGTCGCCGACGACGGCTCCTACACGGTCCCCGACGGCAACCTCTTCGCCCCGGGCACGGACAAGACCCGGCCCGAGATCTACGCGATGGGCTTCCGCAACCCCTTCCGCTTCAGCGTCGACAAGAAGACCGGAATCCTCTACGTCGGCGACTACGGGCCCGACGCGGGCGCGGCCGACCCCAAGCGCGGCCCGGCCGGACAGGTCGAGTTCGCCCGCATCACCAAGCCCGGCAACTTCGGCTGGCCCTTCTGCACCGGCGACAACGACCCCTACGTCGACTACGACTTCGCCACCAAGGTGTCCGGAGCCACCTTCGACTGCGCGGCCCCGAAGAACGACTCGCCGTACAACACCGGCCTGGTCGACCTGCCGCCCGCCGAGCCGGCGTGGCTCCCCTACGACGGCGGCTCCGTCCCCGAGTTCGGCACCGGCTCCGAGTCCCCGATGGGCGGGCCCGTCTACCGCTACGACCCGGACCTCGACTCCCCGGTCAAGTTCCCCGAGGCGTACGACGGCGACTTCTTCGCCGGCGAGTTCGGCCGCCGCTGGATCAAGCGCATCGAGCACGGCGACGACGGCACCGTCCAGTCCATCAACCCCGTCCCGTGGACCGGAACGCAGATCATGGACATGGCCTTCGGGCCCGACGGGGCGCTGTACGTCCTCGACTACGGCACCGCCTGGTTCGGCGGCGACGAGCACTCCGCGATCTACCGCATCGAGAACGCCACCGGAGGCCGCTCCCCGGTCGCCGAGGCCGGCGCCAGCAAGACCTCCGGCACCGCCCCGCTGCGGGTCGCCCTCTCCTCGGCCGGCACCACCGACGCCGACGGCGACGCCCTCACCTACAGCTGGGACTTCGGCGACGGCGGCACCTCCACCGCGGCCAACCCCACCCACACCTACCGCAAGAACGGCACCTATACGGCGACCGTGACCGCCAAGGACCCGACGGGACGCACCGGCTCCGCCAGCGTCCAGGTCGTCGTCGGCAACACCGCACCCAAGGTCACACTGGAACTGCCCACCGAGGGCGCACTGTTCAGCTTCGGCGACGAGGTCCCCTTCAAGGTGACCGTCACCGACCCGGAGGACGGCACCGTCGACTGCGCCAAGGTCAAGGTCACCTACGTCCTCGGCCACGACAGCCACGGCCACCCCGTGACCTCCGCGAACGGCTGCACCGGCACCATCAAGACCTCCGCCGACGGCGGACACGACCCCAACGCCAACATCTTCGGAGTCTTCGACGCCGAGTACACCGACGGCGGAGGCGGCGGCCAGGCCCCGCTCACCACACACGACCAGGCGCAGCTCCAGCCCCGGCACCGGCAGGCCGAGCACTTCAGCGCCCAGTCCGGCATCACGGTCTACGACAAGGCGCCCGCCAACGGAGGAAGGACCGTGGGCGACATCGACGACGGGGACTGGATCTCCTTCAAGCCCTACAACCTGTCCGGCTCCACCAAGCTCACCGCCCGGATCTCCTCCGGCGGCGCGGGCGGCTTCCTCGAAGTGCGCACCGGCTCGGCGACCGGCACCCTCCTCGGCTCCGCCCCCGTCCCGGTGACCGGCGGCTGGGAGACCTTCCAGGACATCGACGTACCCCTGCGGGCCGTGCCGAAGAAGACCACCGAACTCTTCCTGGTCTTCAAGGGCGGAGCCGGAGCGCTCTACGACGTCGACGACTTCGAACTCTCCAGCACCCCCGTCGACCGCACCGCCAAGCGGGTCCTCGTCTTCTCCAAGACCGCCGGCTTCCGCCACGACTCCATCCCCACCGGTGTCGCCGCCCTGAAGGAACTCGGCGCCGGAAGCAACATCACCGTCGACGCCACCGAGGAAGCCGCCCAGTTCACGACGAGCAACCTCGCCCGCTACGACGCCGTCGTGTTCCTGTCCACCACCGGTGACGTCCTCAACGCCGACCAGCAGAAGGCGTTCGAGAACTACGTCGCCACGGGCGGCGGCTACATGGGCGTCCACGCCGCGGCCGACACCGAGTACGACTGGGGCTTCTACGGCGGACTCGTCGGCGCCTACTTCCACTCCCACCCGCAGATCCAGAAGGCCACCGTCCGCGTCGAGGACCACGACCACCCCGCCACCTCGCACCTGGAGGCGGCCTGGGAGCGCACGGACGAGTGGTACAACTACCGCACCAACCCGCGCGGTCAGGCCCGCATCCTCGCCACCCTGGACGAAACCACCTACCAGGGCGGCAACATGAAGGGCGACCACCCCATCGCCTGGTGCCAGACCTACCAGGGCGGCAGGGCCTTCTACACCGGCGGCGGACACACCAAGGAGTCCTACGCCGAGCCGGCCTTCCGCCGGCACCTCCTCGGCGGACTGCGCTACGCCTCCGGACAGGTCAACGCCGACTGCAAGCCGGCGACCGGCTACCGCGACCTGTTCAACGGCCAGACCCTGGAAGGCTGGAAGCAGGCGGGGCCCGGGAAGTTCAACGTCGTGGGCGGCGAGCTGCAGACCGAGGGCGGCATGGGCATGCTCTGGTACCAGGCCAAGCAGTTCGCGTCGTACTCGCTCAAGCTCGACTGGAAGATGGCGGGCGACGACAACTCCGGGATCTTCGTCGGCTTCCCGGCCTCCGACGACCCCTGGTCCGCCGTGAACAACGGCTACGAGATCCAGATCGACGCCAGCGACGCACCTGACCGCACCACCGGTGCGATCTACAGCTTCAAGTCGGCCGACCTCAAGGCCCGCGACCGGGTGCTGCGGCCCCCGGGCCAGTGGAACAGCTACGAGGTCAAGGTCCAGGGCGAGCGGCTCCAGGTCTTCCTCAACGGAGTGAAGATCAACGACTACACCAACACCGACCCCGTCCGCAGCCTGAAGGACGGCTACATCGGCCTCCAGAACCACGGAGCCGACGACCAGGTCTCCTTCCGCAACATCCAGATCAAGGAGCTGCCCTCGGCGTCGTAG
- a CDS encoding inositol-3-phosphate synthase yields the protein MTNPKEHRTGVWLIGARGSVATTAIAGCAAVTAGLHPATGMVTETPPFAAAGLPSLSSLVFGGHDTTACPLPKRAEHLAAGGVLPHGLPAALRAELTAADEEIRTGGPLPGDTRTDTELIAAFTADLTSFLRRHDLARAVVVNVASTEPAPGPDAERLPASSLYAAAAIEAGCPYINFTPSTGLRTAALTDAASARGLPHAGRDGKTGQTLLRSVLAPMFVQRALSVRAWSGTNLLGGGDGAALADPAAAAAKNAGKERVLADSLGAAPQGEVHIDDVPALGDWKTAWDHIAFDGFLGTRMVLQTTWQGCDSALAAPLVLDLARLLARAHEAGISGPLPELAFYFKDPDPGAPAALAEQYGELLGLADRLRDAR from the coding sequence GTGACCAATCCCAAGGAACACCGCACCGGGGTCTGGCTGATCGGAGCCCGCGGCTCCGTCGCCACCACCGCGATCGCCGGCTGCGCCGCGGTCACAGCCGGACTGCACCCGGCCACGGGCATGGTGACGGAAACCCCGCCGTTCGCCGCGGCCGGACTGCCATCGTTGTCATCGCTGGTCTTCGGCGGCCACGACACCACCGCCTGCCCCCTGCCCAAGCGGGCCGAACACCTCGCCGCCGGCGGCGTCCTGCCCCACGGCCTGCCCGCCGCCCTGCGCGCCGAACTCACCGCGGCCGACGAGGAGATCCGCACCGGCGGACCACTCCCCGGAGACACCCGCACCGACACCGAACTCATCGCAGCCTTCACCGCCGACCTCACCTCCTTCCTGCGCCGCCACGACCTCGCCCGCGCCGTCGTCGTCAACGTCGCCTCCACCGAACCCGCCCCGGGCCCGGACGCCGAACGGCTCCCCGCCAGCTCCCTCTACGCGGCCGCCGCGATCGAGGCCGGCTGCCCCTACATCAACTTCACCCCCTCCACCGGGCTGCGCACCGCGGCCCTCACCGACGCCGCCTCCGCCCGCGGACTTCCCCACGCGGGCCGGGACGGCAAGACCGGCCAGACGCTGCTCCGCTCCGTACTCGCCCCGATGTTCGTGCAACGTGCCCTGTCCGTCCGGGCATGGTCCGGCACCAACCTGCTGGGCGGCGGGGACGGGGCGGCGCTGGCCGACCCCGCGGCGGCAGCGGCGAAGAACGCCGGCAAGGAACGCGTCCTCGCCGACAGCCTCGGCGCCGCACCCCAGGGCGAGGTGCACATCGACGACGTGCCCGCACTCGGGGACTGGAAGACGGCCTGGGACCACATCGCCTTCGACGGCTTCCTCGGCACCCGCATGGTCCTGCAGACCACCTGGCAGGGCTGCGACTCCGCCCTCGCGGCCCCCCTCGTCCTCGACCTGGCCCGCCTCCTCGCCCGCGCCCACGAGGCGGGCATCTCCGGCCCCCTTCCCGAACTCGCCTTCTACTTCAAGGACCCCGACCCGGGCGCCCCGGCGGCCCTCGCCGAGCAGTACGGGGAGCTGCTCGGCCTTGCCGACCGCCTGCGGGACGCCCGATGA
- a CDS encoding EboA domain-containing protein — translation MTTLTRDELDTRLDAAARAWLRQALDEASRPDDGTPPAWEIRFAAAGRHCGQDHADSVRTLLLREARADAATLTRLYQQGTAAERRAVLLSLPQLAPAPADGLPLVEDALRTNDTRLVAAAVGPYAAEHLDAHSWRHALLKCLFTGVPLAAADGLERRARGDAELARMLGDYAAERTAAGRPVPADLHRVLALTSPTEKS, via the coding sequence ATGACCACCCTGACCCGCGACGAACTCGACACCCGGCTCGACGCCGCCGCCCGCGCCTGGCTGCGCCAAGCCCTCGACGAAGCGTCCCGCCCCGACGACGGCACCCCACCCGCCTGGGAAATCCGCTTCGCCGCCGCGGGCCGCCACTGCGGCCAGGACCACGCCGACTCCGTACGCACCCTCCTCCTGCGCGAAGCCCGCGCCGACGCGGCCACCCTCACCCGCCTCTACCAGCAGGGCACCGCAGCCGAACGTCGCGCCGTCCTCCTCTCCCTGCCCCAACTCGCCCCCGCGCCTGCCGACGGCCTGCCCCTCGTCGAGGACGCCCTGCGCACCAACGACACCCGGCTCGTCGCCGCCGCCGTCGGCCCCTACGCCGCCGAACACCTCGATGCGCACTCCTGGCGCCACGCACTCCTCAAATGCCTGTTCACCGGCGTGCCACTGGCCGCGGCCGACGGACTCGAACGCCGTGCCCGGGGCGACGCGGAACTGGCCCGCATGCTCGGCGACTACGCCGCCGAACGCACCGCCGCCGGCCGCCCCGTCCCCGCCGACCTCCACCGCGTCCTCGCCCTGACGTCCCCCACGGAGAAGTCCTGA
- a CDS encoding sugar phosphate isomerase/epimerase, whose amino-acid sequence MSLRLGYGTNGLTDLRLDDALVLLADLGYDGVGLTLDHMHLDPLAPDLGSRTRRLAGRLADLGLEVTVETGARYVLDPRRKHGPSLLDPDPDARAARTGLLVRAVQVAEDLGAHAVHCFSGITPAATAPETAWQRLEAALTPVLDVAATARVPLAVEPEPGHLLATLDDFHHLRTLLGDPEPLGLTLDIGHCQCLETAPPADCVEQAAPWIRHVQIEDMRRGVHEHLPFGDGEIDFPPVLDALAATGYRGLTVVELPRHSHAGPELARASLDFLRSHLPSNGAAA is encoded by the coding sequence ATGAGCCTGCGCCTCGGCTATGGAACCAACGGCCTCACCGACCTCCGCCTCGACGACGCCCTCGTCCTCCTCGCGGACCTCGGCTACGACGGCGTCGGCCTCACCCTCGACCACATGCATCTCGACCCGCTCGCCCCCGATCTCGGCTCCCGCACCCGCCGGCTCGCGGGCCGCCTCGCCGACCTCGGCCTGGAAGTCACCGTCGAGACCGGCGCCCGCTACGTCCTCGACCCGCGGCGCAAGCACGGCCCGTCGCTTCTCGACCCCGACCCGGACGCCCGCGCCGCCCGCACCGGACTCCTCGTCCGCGCCGTGCAGGTCGCCGAGGACCTCGGCGCGCACGCCGTGCACTGCTTCAGCGGCATCACCCCCGCGGCCACCGCGCCCGAGACCGCCTGGCAGCGCCTCGAAGCCGCCCTCACCCCCGTCCTGGACGTCGCGGCCACCGCCCGCGTCCCCCTCGCCGTCGAACCCGAACCCGGCCATCTCCTCGCCACCCTCGACGACTTCCATCACCTGCGCACCCTCCTCGGCGACCCCGAACCCCTCGGCCTCACCCTCGACATCGGCCACTGCCAGTGCCTGGAGACGGCACCCCCCGCCGACTGCGTCGAACAGGCCGCCCCCTGGATCCGGCACGTCCAGATCGAGGACATGCGCCGCGGCGTCCACGAACACCTCCCCTTCGGCGACGGCGAGATCGACTTCCCGCCCGTCCTCGACGCCCTCGCCGCCACCGGCTACCGCGGCCTGACCGTCGTCGAACTGCCCCGCCACTCCCACGCGGGCCCCGAACTCGCCCGCGCCTCCCTCGACTTCCTGCGCTCCCACCTCCCCTCGAACGGAGCCGCGGCATGA
- a CDS encoding SCO3242 family prenyltransferase — protein MAAGRGGRLRAWAELLRVSALFTVPGDALAGAACAGLRPNRGTALAVGASLCLYEAGMALNDWADRDEDAVERPHRPLPSGRISPPAALAAAGALTAAGLALAARAGRAPLAVATTLAAAVWSYDLHLKHTPAGPAAMASARTLDLLLGATATRPTALRPALPHAALLGAHTYAITSVSRHETQGGSTRAPLAALATALVITAATARPRNRPSPTAGTGVGSGTGAWAGTGAGAGGSPPTAPAGRLRDRAASLMRASDGLAPVAAGLAASAYARTALTPFLHAALNPSPPLTERAVGAGIRAMIPLQAALAARSGAPGTGLAVLALVPVARRLARKVSPT, from the coding sequence GTGGCCGCGGGGCGCGGCGGCCGACTACGCGCATGGGCCGAACTCCTGCGCGTCTCCGCCCTGTTCACCGTCCCCGGCGACGCGCTCGCCGGCGCGGCCTGTGCCGGGCTGCGCCCCAACCGGGGCACTGCGCTCGCCGTGGGCGCCTCGCTGTGCCTGTACGAGGCGGGCATGGCCCTCAACGACTGGGCCGACCGCGACGAGGACGCCGTCGAACGCCCGCACCGCCCCCTCCCGTCCGGCCGGATCAGCCCGCCCGCGGCCCTGGCCGCGGCCGGCGCCCTGACCGCCGCCGGCCTGGCCCTGGCGGCCCGGGCGGGCCGCGCCCCGCTGGCCGTCGCCACGACCCTGGCGGCGGCGGTCTGGTCGTACGACCTCCACCTCAAGCACACCCCGGCAGGCCCGGCGGCGATGGCCTCGGCCCGCACCCTGGACCTCCTCCTCGGCGCGACGGCCACCCGCCCCACGGCACTGCGCCCCGCCCTGCCGCACGCCGCGCTCCTCGGCGCCCACACCTACGCGATCACCTCCGTCTCCCGCCACGAAACCCAGGGCGGTTCCACCAGGGCGCCCCTCGCGGCGCTGGCGACCGCCCTGGTCATCACCGCGGCGACGGCCCGCCCACGCAACCGGCCCTCTCCCACCGCCGGGACCGGGGTCGGGAGCGGCACCGGGGCCTGGGCCGGGACCGGGGCAGGGGCAGGGGGCAGCCCGCCCACGGCACCGGCCGGACGCCTCCGGGACCGGGCCGCGTCCCTGATGCGGGCATCCGACGGCCTCGCCCCCGTCGCCGCCGGGCTCGCCGCCTCCGCCTACGCCCGCACCGCCCTCACCCCCTTCCTGCACGCCGCCCTCAACCCCTCCCCGCCCCTCACCGAACGCGCCGTCGGCGCCGGGATCCGCGCCATGATCCCGCTGCAGGCCGCCCTCGCCGCACGCTCCGGCGCGCCCGGCACCGGCCTCGCCGTCCTCGCGCTCGTCCCCGTTGCCCGACGCCTCGCCAGGAAGGTGAGCCCCACATGA
- a CDS encoding nucleotide pyrophosphatase/phosphodiesterase family protein — MTATSAQGTVRPTPLLVLDVVGLTPRLLDHMPHLRKLATTGSHAPLGTVLPAVTCTAQSTFLTGTLPDEHGIVGNGWYFRELGDVLLWRQHNGLVAGDKLWDAARRVHPDYTVASICWWYAMGADTDITVTPRPVYYADGRKEPDCYTRPPALHDELTERFGTFPLFHFWGPGADIVSSRWIIDATRHILRTRTPDLALCYLPHLDYDLQRYGPDDPRSLQAAADLDTAVAPLLDDAAREGRTVVALSEYGITRVTRPIDINRELRRAGLLEVHTQDGMEYLDTMASRAFAVADHQLAHIYVRRPEDLDATREALDGLPGIAQLLDDEGKKEHGLDHPRSGELVAVADPDAWFTYYYWLDDTKAPDFAQLVEIHRKPGYDPVELFMDPEDPYVRIKAAAALARKKLGMRYRMAVVPLDPSPIRGSHGRLPTSDDEGPLILCSTPRAVSGRVAATDVKSLLLHLAGLH, encoded by the coding sequence ATGACCGCCACCTCCGCCCAGGGCACCGTGCGACCCACCCCCCTCCTCGTCCTGGACGTCGTCGGCCTCACCCCTCGTCTGCTCGACCACATGCCCCACCTCAGGAAGCTCGCCACCACCGGCTCGCACGCCCCGCTCGGCACCGTGCTCCCCGCCGTCACCTGCACCGCCCAGTCCACCTTCCTCACCGGCACCCTCCCCGACGAGCACGGCATCGTCGGCAACGGCTGGTACTTCCGCGAACTGGGCGACGTCCTCCTGTGGCGCCAGCACAACGGCCTGGTCGCCGGCGACAAACTCTGGGACGCCGCCCGCCGCGTCCACCCGGACTACACCGTCGCCAGCATCTGCTGGTGGTACGCGATGGGCGCCGACACCGACATCACCGTCACCCCCCGCCCCGTGTACTACGCCGACGGTCGCAAGGAACCCGACTGCTACACCCGGCCCCCGGCGCTCCACGACGAACTCACCGAACGCTTCGGCACCTTCCCCCTGTTCCACTTCTGGGGCCCGGGCGCCGACATCGTCTCCAGCCGCTGGATCATCGACGCCACCCGGCACATCCTGCGCACCCGCACCCCCGACCTCGCCCTGTGCTACCTCCCGCACCTCGACTACGACCTGCAGCGCTACGGCCCCGACGACCCCCGCTCCCTGCAGGCCGCCGCCGACCTCGACACAGCCGTCGCCCCCCTCCTCGACGACGCCGCCCGCGAAGGCCGCACCGTCGTCGCCCTCTCCGAATACGGCATCACCCGCGTCACCCGCCCCATCGACATCAACCGCGAACTGCGCCGCGCCGGCCTCCTCGAAGTCCACACCCAGGACGGCATGGAGTACCTCGACACCATGGCCTCCCGGGCCTTCGCCGTCGCCGACCACCAGCTCGCCCACATCTACGTACGCCGGCCCGAGGACCTCGACGCCACCCGAGAAGCCCTCGACGGCCTGCCCGGGATCGCCCAGCTCCTCGACGACGAGGGCAAGAAGGAGCACGGCCTGGACCACCCGCGCTCCGGCGAGCTCGTCGCCGTCGCCGACCCCGACGCCTGGTTCACGTACTACTACTGGCTCGACGATACGAAGGCCCCCGACTTCGCCCAGCTCGTCGAGATCCACCGCAAGCCCGGATACGACCCCGTCGAGCTCTTCATGGACCCCGAGGACCCCTACGTCCGTATCAAGGCCGCCGCGGCCCTCGCCCGCAAGAAACTCGGCATGCGCTACCGCATGGCGGTCGTGCCGCTCGACCCCTCACCTATTCGCGGCAGCCATGGCCGCCTCCCCACGAGCGATGACGAAGGTCCGCTCATTCTGTGCTCCACCCCCCGCGCCGTAAGCGGCCGCGTCGCGGCCACCGATGTGAAGTCCCTGCTGCTTCACCTCGCCGGACTCCACTGA
- the eboE gene encoding metabolite traffic protein EboE translates to MRFRHPDGSTVHLSYCTNVHPAETLDGVLAQLRDHCEPVRKRLGRDRLGIGLWLAKDAGRALVTDPAALRGLRAELDRRGLEAVTLNGFPYEGFGADEVKYRVYRPDWTEPPRLAHTSDLARLLAALLPDDVTEGSVSTLPLAWRTRFDEQAAATARTALTTLAERLDALQELTGKSIRIALEPEPGCTVETTADAIGPLTAIADNRIGICIDTCHLATSFEEPGPALDALATAGITIPKAQLSAALHAEHPHLPEVRDALAAFAEPRFLHQTRTRTAAGLRGTDDLHEALAADALPDGAPWRAHFHVPLHAPPAPPLTSTLPVLQDTLARLVGGPTPLTHHLEVETYTWQALPAELRPRSRAQLADGIAAELTLARDLLTELGLKELP, encoded by the coding sequence ATGCGCTTCCGCCACCCCGACGGCTCCACCGTCCACCTCTCCTACTGCACCAACGTCCACCCGGCCGAGACCCTCGACGGCGTCCTCGCCCAGCTGCGCGACCACTGCGAACCCGTCCGCAAACGCCTGGGCCGCGACCGCCTCGGCATCGGCCTGTGGCTGGCCAAGGACGCCGGCCGCGCCCTCGTCACCGACCCTGCTGCCCTGCGCGGACTGCGCGCCGAACTCGACCGCCGCGGCCTGGAAGCCGTCACCCTCAACGGCTTCCCCTACGAGGGATTCGGCGCCGACGAGGTCAAGTACCGCGTCTACCGGCCCGACTGGACCGAGCCGCCGCGGCTCGCCCACACCAGCGACCTCGCCCGGCTCCTCGCCGCCCTGCTCCCCGACGACGTCACCGAGGGATCCGTCTCCACCCTCCCGCTCGCCTGGCGCACCCGCTTCGACGAGCAGGCCGCCGCCACCGCACGCACCGCGCTGACCACCCTCGCCGAACGCCTCGACGCCCTCCAGGAACTCACCGGCAAGTCGATCCGGATAGCCCTCGAACCCGAACCCGGCTGCACCGTGGAGACCACCGCCGACGCGATCGGCCCGCTCACCGCCATCGCCGACAACCGCATCGGCATCTGCATCGACACCTGCCATCTCGCCACCTCCTTCGAAGAACCCGGCCCCGCGCTGGACGCCCTCGCCACCGCGGGCATCACCATCCCCAAAGCGCAGCTCTCCGCCGCCCTGCACGCCGAACACCCCCACCTCCCCGAGGTCCGCGACGCACTCGCCGCCTTCGCCGAACCCCGCTTCCTCCACCAGACCCGCACCCGCACCGCCGCCGGCCTGCGCGGCACCGACGACCTCCACGAGGCACTCGCCGCCGACGCCCTCCCCGACGGCGCCCCCTGGCGCGCCCACTTCCACGTGCCCCTCCACGCACCACCGGCCCCGCCGCTCACCTCCACACTGCCCGTACTCCAGGACACCCTGGCCCGCCTCGTCGGCGGCCCCACACCACTCACCCACCACCTCGAGGTCGAGACCTACACCTGGCAGGCCCTCCCCGCCGAGCTGCGGCCCCGCAGCCGTGCCCAGCTCGCCGACGGCATCGCCGCCGAACTCACCCTCGCCCGCGACCTGCTCACCGAACTCGGCCTCAAGGAACTCCCATGA